A single genomic interval of Amycolatopsis albispora harbors:
- a CDS encoding epoxide hydrolase family protein: MIKPFRIDVPQADLDDLADRLARTRWPNEVDGAGWDYGFPLARLQELAEYWRTGYDWRAHEAALNELPHFTTEIEGQRIHFVHVRSAKPDALALVLTHGWPGSFLEFLDVIEPLSREFHLVIPSIPGFGFSGPTHERGWDAVRVARAWAELMRRLGYERYGAQGGDFGAGISLALGAVAPEHVAGVHVNYLPTRPDPAVQVSAADEARLDRVRELMANRPPYQALQALTPQTIGYALTDSPVGQLVWIAERFAQWTDPSTPVSDERMLTDVSLYWLTATAASSARFHHDAPRGSGQPCRVPVGVAVFAHDITQSVRPLAERLYDIRHWSEFDRGGHFAAMEVPDLFAADVREFFLAH; this comes from the coding sequence ATGATCAAGCCGTTCCGCATCGACGTGCCGCAGGCCGATCTCGACGACCTCGCCGACCGCCTGGCCCGCACCCGCTGGCCCAACGAGGTCGACGGCGCGGGCTGGGACTACGGCTTCCCGCTGGCCAGACTCCAGGAGCTGGCCGAGTACTGGCGCACCGGCTACGACTGGCGTGCGCACGAAGCCGCGCTCAACGAACTGCCGCACTTCACCACCGAGATCGAGGGCCAGCGCATCCACTTCGTCCACGTCCGGTCCGCGAAGCCGGACGCGCTCGCGCTGGTGCTCACGCACGGCTGGCCCGGCTCGTTCCTGGAGTTCCTCGACGTGATCGAGCCGCTCTCGCGCGAGTTCCACCTGGTGATCCCGTCCATTCCCGGCTTCGGCTTCTCCGGGCCGACCCACGAGCGCGGCTGGGACGCCGTCCGGGTCGCGCGGGCGTGGGCGGAGCTGATGCGCCGCCTCGGCTACGAGCGCTACGGCGCGCAGGGCGGTGACTTCGGGGCGGGCATCTCGCTGGCGCTCGGCGCGGTCGCGCCCGAACACGTCGCCGGCGTGCACGTCAACTACCTGCCGACCCGGCCGGATCCCGCCGTGCAGGTCTCGGCGGCGGACGAGGCGCGGCTGGACCGGGTCCGGGAACTTATGGCGAACCGCCCGCCGTACCAGGCGTTGCAGGCACTGACCCCGCAGACCATCGGCTACGCGCTGACCGATTCGCCGGTCGGGCAGCTGGTCTGGATCGCCGAGCGCTTCGCGCAGTGGACCGACCCGAGCACGCCGGTCAGCGACGAGCGGATGCTTACCGACGTCTCGCTGTACTGGCTGACCGCCACCGCCGCCTCCTCGGCCCGGTTCCACCACGACGCCCCGCGGGGGAGCGGGCAGCCGTGCCGGGTGCCGGTCGGTGTGGCGGTGTTCGCGCACGACATCACGCAGTCGGTGCGGCCGCTGGCCGAGCGCCTCTACGACATCCGGCACTGGTCGGAGTTCGACCGCGGCGGGCACTTCGCCGCGATGGAGGTGCCGGACCTGTTCGCCGCGGACGTCCGGGAGTTCTTCCTCGCCCACTGA
- a CDS encoding MarR family winged helix-turn-helix transcriptional regulator: MLTSATAAELIDALRAVIRSGRAVQHHAYQHEDLPPGAIALLSLLHRDGEQRLGRLAARLDVDPSVISRQVAPLERAGLVRRRPDPGDGRAGLLAVTEDGDRYLCAHQRRWAELVATALTDWAEEDAEALIAGLRRLTADIRAVRELADS; this comes from the coding sequence GTGCTCACGTCGGCGACCGCGGCCGAGCTCATCGACGCCCTGCGTGCGGTGATCCGCTCGGGCCGTGCCGTGCAGCACCACGCCTACCAGCACGAGGACCTGCCACCCGGCGCCATCGCGCTGCTCTCGCTGCTGCACCGCGACGGCGAGCAGCGGCTGGGACGGCTGGCGGCGCGGCTCGACGTCGACCCGTCCGTGATCAGCAGGCAGGTCGCCCCGCTCGAACGAGCAGGCCTGGTCCGGCGCCGCCCCGATCCGGGGGACGGCCGGGCCGGGCTGCTCGCCGTCACCGAGGACGGCGACCGCTACCTGTGCGCCCACCAGCGGCGCTGGGCCGAACTGGTCGCCACCGCGCTGACCGACTGGGCCGAAGAGGACGCCGAAGCCCTCATCGCCGGGTTGCGCAGGCTCACCGCCGACATCCGCGCCGTCCGTGAACTCGCGGATTCCTGA
- a CDS encoding pyridoxamine 5'-phosphate oxidase family protein has translation MTTAALTAEDLEFLRRPLHGFLTVAAGPVPPQPRPVWFEVTDEGTIQLFTEPDALKVRRLRRDPRASIVVAAPVGEPERWVSVAGRATLETEGAQELSERLAARYWDLGDQARAEVLAQIQAQDLLRLVIHPEQVSRYSF, from the coding sequence ATGACCACCGCCGCACTGACTGCCGAAGACCTCGAATTCCTGCGCCGCCCGCTGCACGGGTTCCTGACCGTGGCCGCCGGGCCGGTCCCGCCCCAGCCGCGGCCGGTGTGGTTCGAGGTGACCGATGAGGGCACCATCCAGCTGTTCACCGAGCCGGACGCGCTCAAGGTGCGCCGCCTGCGCCGCGACCCGCGCGCGTCGATCGTGGTCGCGGCGCCGGTGGGGGAACCGGAGCGCTGGGTGTCCGTCGCGGGCCGCGCCACGCTGGAAACCGAGGGGGCGCAAGAGCTGAGCGAGCGACTGGCCGCCCGGTACTGGGACCTCGGTGACCAGGCCAGGGCCGAGGTGCTCGCCCAGATCCAGGCCCAGGACCTGCTCCGGCTGGTCATCCACCCGGAGCAGGTCAGCCGCTACTCGTTCTGA
- a CDS encoding AraC family transcriptional regulator has translation MDAFSDLIRGVRAHGSLFGSSVLTAPWALHFVDGAPLTVCTLLTGEGWIVPEGHPPEPLRARETVIVRGPSTFTFVDEVGTRAEPIACGEHCATPEQGGTRHRLGWHDGAGGPGTTTLIVGAYPARGEISSRLLDALPVVLRVDAGDDPDPVQDHLAAEVAVDAPGQQVVLDRLLDWLLVCTLREWFDRPGGEPPAWWAAQRDPVVGQALRLIHAEPAAPWTVATLAKRTGVSRSTLAKRFTELVGEPPLSYLTGWRMTLAADLLVERRTATIADIARTVGYADPFGFSAAFKRLRGTNPSEFRRAATV, from the coding sequence GTGGACGCCTTCAGTGACCTCATCCGTGGTGTGCGGGCCCACGGCTCGTTGTTCGGCAGCTCGGTCCTGACCGCGCCGTGGGCGCTGCACTTCGTCGACGGCGCGCCGCTGACCGTGTGCACGCTCCTGACCGGCGAAGGCTGGATCGTGCCGGAGGGCCACCCGCCCGAACCGCTGCGCGCCCGCGAGACGGTCATCGTGCGCGGGCCGTCGACGTTCACCTTCGTCGACGAGGTCGGCACCCGCGCCGAGCCGATCGCCTGCGGTGAGCACTGCGCGACACCGGAACAGGGCGGCACCCGGCACCGGCTCGGCTGGCACGACGGCGCTGGCGGGCCCGGCACGACCACGCTGATCGTCGGCGCCTACCCGGCACGCGGGGAAATCAGCAGCCGCCTGCTCGACGCGCTGCCGGTCGTGCTGCGCGTGGACGCGGGCGACGACCCCGACCCGGTGCAGGACCACCTCGCCGCCGAGGTCGCCGTGGACGCGCCCGGGCAGCAGGTGGTGCTCGACCGGCTCCTGGACTGGCTGCTGGTGTGCACGTTGCGCGAGTGGTTCGACCGGCCCGGTGGTGAGCCCCCGGCGTGGTGGGCGGCGCAGCGGGACCCGGTGGTCGGCCAGGCGCTGCGCCTGATCCACGCCGAACCCGCCGCGCCGTGGACGGTCGCCACGCTGGCCAAGCGCACCGGGGTGTCGCGCTCGACGCTGGCCAAGCGGTTCACCGAGCTGGTCGGCGAACCGCCGCTGAGCTACCTCACCGGCTGGCGCATGACGCTGGCCGCGGACCTGCTCGTCGAACGGCGGACCGCGACCATCGCCGACATCGCGCGCACGGTCGGATACGCCGACCCGTTCGGTTTCAGCGCCGCGTTCAAACGCCTGCGCGGCACCAACCCGAGCGAGTTCCGCCGCGCCGCGACGGTCTAG
- a CDS encoding MFS transporter, with the protein MANDVPKAARLRPSAPRGVGPAVIIGSALEWFDFYLYASMAALVFGDVFFPGGDPAAATMAAVATFAVGFLARPLGGVVFGALGDRIGRKRVLSLTFLLMGVSSAGIGLLPTYEAVGIAAPILLVVLRLLQGLGAGAEFGGAIAVAYEHAAPGRRGRQGAWPALGVNLGLLLSSLTVAALTSTDKEFLNGFGWRIPFLLSFALIGVGVWVRRRLPETPEFEAVVRTGHRRAPLRELVRGNWRALLVVMVITIGYNGVSYIFKTFSLAYLTNYRDVPANVGALGISIASFFAIITVPIAGRLADRLSAKAVVLTGGVATVALAFPFFWLLDTGNPWLIWTGLVCATGIVVPAMLAAQGAFLAQQFPAEVRSSGLGTGREVGGAFAGGLAPLAALALVQSTPGHGSWAVSLLFVAGGLFIVLGTHHDQSRRRNRARAEAPVAVS; encoded by the coding sequence ATGGCCAACGACGTGCCCAAGGCAGCAAGGCTCCGTCCCAGCGCACCACGGGGCGTCGGCCCCGCGGTGATCATCGGGTCCGCCCTCGAATGGTTCGACTTCTACCTCTACGCGTCGATGGCCGCGCTGGTCTTCGGTGACGTGTTCTTCCCCGGCGGTGACCCGGCCGCCGCCACGATGGCCGCGGTGGCCACCTTCGCGGTCGGCTTTCTCGCCCGGCCGCTCGGCGGGGTCGTGTTCGGTGCGCTCGGCGACCGGATCGGCCGCAAACGGGTGCTGTCACTGACTTTTCTGCTGATGGGCGTGTCCTCGGCGGGCATCGGCCTGCTGCCGACCTACGAAGCCGTCGGCATCGCCGCGCCGATCCTGCTGGTGGTGCTGCGGTTGTTGCAGGGACTGGGCGCCGGTGCGGAGTTCGGCGGGGCGATCGCGGTCGCCTACGAGCACGCCGCGCCCGGCAGGCGGGGCAGGCAGGGTGCGTGGCCCGCGCTGGGTGTGAATCTCGGCCTGCTGCTGTCCTCGCTCACCGTCGCGGCGCTGACCAGCACGGACAAGGAGTTCCTCAACGGTTTCGGCTGGCGGATCCCGTTCCTGCTGAGTTTCGCGCTGATCGGGGTCGGGGTGTGGGTGCGGCGCCGGTTGCCCGAAACCCCCGAGTTCGAAGCGGTCGTGCGCACCGGGCACCGGCGGGCTCCGCTGCGGGAGCTGGTCCGCGGCAACTGGCGGGCGCTGCTGGTGGTCATGGTGATCACCATCGGCTACAACGGGGTCAGCTACATCTTCAAGACCTTTTCCTTGGCCTACCTGACGAACTACCGCGACGTGCCGGCGAACGTCGGCGCGCTGGGCATCAGCATCGCCAGCTTCTTCGCCATCATCACGGTGCCGATCGCCGGGCGGCTGGCCGACCGGCTCAGCGCCAAGGCCGTGGTGCTGACCGGCGGCGTGGCCACGGTGGCGCTGGCGTTCCCGTTCTTCTGGCTGCTCGACACCGGCAACCCGTGGCTCATCTGGACCGGATTGGTCTGCGCCACCGGGATAGTGGTGCCCGCGATGCTCGCCGCGCAGGGTGCGTTCCTCGCGCAGCAGTTCCCCGCCGAGGTGCGGTCGTCCGGCCTGGGCACCGGCCGGGAAGTGGGCGGGGCGTTCGCCGGTGGGCTGGCCCCGCTCGCGGCGCTGGCGCTGGTCCAGTCCACCCCGGGACACGGCTCGTGGGCGGTCTCGCTGCTCTTTGTCGCGGGTGGACTGTTCATTGTGCTCGGCACGCACCACGACCAGAGCCGCCGCCGGAACCGGGCGCGAGCGGAGGCTCCGGTCGCCGTCAGCTAG
- a CDS encoding IclR family transcriptional regulator: MSESPAKAHRTVSRVTTILESVARDGARMHELAEILEAPKSSVFGLVKGLVATGYLIEDKGVYHLGPALGSLLASPGPDLAAAARPGLERLREVFNETTMVGTRVGESLTYVAAVESTQPIRYSAPLRIRRPLYPPSAGKVLLSQWSTKRRDAYLRSILDSDDAVRAAQAELDTVREEGVAFNRGETLPDVSATARPIVVGNEVVAAIAVAGPTSRIVDRLPEIAVTLAEVTSSVAAALSTPAGRR; this comes from the coding sequence GTGTCCGAGTCCCCCGCGAAGGCCCACCGCACGGTGAGCCGCGTGACGACGATCCTGGAGAGCGTCGCGCGTGATGGCGCGCGCATGCACGAACTCGCGGAAATCCTCGAAGCGCCGAAGTCGTCGGTGTTCGGGCTGGTCAAGGGACTGGTCGCGACCGGATATCTGATCGAGGACAAGGGCGTCTACCACCTCGGGCCCGCACTGGGCAGCCTGCTGGCCTCCCCCGGGCCGGACCTGGCCGCCGCCGCGCGACCCGGCCTGGAGCGGCTTCGCGAGGTGTTCAACGAGACCACCATGGTCGGCACGCGGGTCGGCGAGTCGCTGACCTACGTCGCCGCGGTCGAGTCGACCCAGCCGATCCGCTACTCCGCTCCCCTGCGCATCCGGCGCCCGCTGTACCCGCCGAGCGCGGGCAAGGTGCTGCTGTCCCAGTGGAGCACCAAGCGCCGCGACGCGTACCTGCGGTCCATTCTGGACAGCGACGACGCGGTCCGCGCAGCGCAGGCCGAACTCGACACCGTGCGCGAGGAGGGCGTGGCGTTCAATCGCGGCGAGACGCTGCCCGACGTGAGCGCCACCGCGCGCCCGATCGTGGTCGGCAACGAGGTCGTGGCCGCCATCGCCGTGGCGGGCCCGACCTCCCGCATCGTCGACCGGCTCCCGGAAATCGCCGTCACGCTCGCCGAGGTGACCAGTTCGGTCGCCGCGGCGCTGAGCACGCCCGCCGGGCGCCGCTGA
- a CDS encoding acyl-CoA dehydrogenase family protein has product MDLRLTAEHEDIRRGVRELASRFPDEYWAERDEKGEFPAEFYDAFAGAGWLGIAIPEAYGGGGLGILEASLLLEEVAASGAGMNGCSTMHLTIFGLNTIVKHGSEELREAVLPGAVDGSLHVCFGVTEPDAGTDTTRISTFARRDGESYVVTGRKVWITKAGQSQKMVLIARTTPRDQVAKPTDGMSLFLVDLDADEVQLRAIPKMGRNAVPSYEVVFDGLRVPASARVGEEGKGFRYLLDGLNPERILLAHEALGIGRAALRRAVRYAGERVVFDRPIGKNQGIAFPLAEAVTRLDAAELMARTAAWRYDQGLPCGKEANMAKWLCADAGFEAADRAIQTHGGMGFAREYHVERYFREARLLRLAPISQEMVLNYVAQHVLGLPRSY; this is encoded by the coding sequence ATGGACCTGCGACTGACGGCAGAGCACGAGGACATCCGCCGCGGCGTGCGTGAGCTGGCGAGCCGTTTCCCCGACGAGTACTGGGCCGAACGCGACGAGAAGGGCGAATTCCCCGCCGAGTTCTACGACGCGTTCGCCGGGGCGGGCTGGCTCGGCATCGCGATCCCCGAGGCGTACGGCGGTGGCGGGCTCGGCATTCTGGAGGCGTCCCTGCTGCTCGAGGAGGTCGCGGCGTCCGGCGCCGGGATGAACGGGTGCAGCACGATGCACCTGACGATCTTCGGGCTGAACACGATCGTCAAGCACGGCAGCGAGGAACTGCGCGAGGCCGTGCTGCCGGGCGCGGTCGACGGCTCGCTGCACGTCTGCTTCGGGGTGACCGAGCCGGACGCGGGCACCGACACCACCCGCATCTCGACCTTCGCCCGCCGCGACGGTGAGTCCTATGTGGTCACCGGCCGCAAGGTGTGGATCACCAAGGCCGGGCAGTCGCAGAAGATGGTGCTGATCGCCCGCACCACACCACGCGACCAGGTGGCCAAGCCGACCGACGGGATGAGCCTGTTCCTGGTCGATCTCGACGCGGACGAGGTGCAACTGCGGGCGATCCCGAAGATGGGGCGCAACGCGGTGCCGTCCTACGAGGTGGTGTTCGACGGCCTGCGCGTACCGGCCTCGGCCAGGGTCGGCGAGGAGGGCAAGGGCTTCCGGTACCTGCTCGACGGGCTCAACCCCGAGCGGATCCTGCTCGCCCACGAAGCGCTCGGCATCGGCCGCGCGGCGCTGCGGCGCGCGGTGCGGTACGCCGGCGAGCGGGTGGTGTTCGACCGGCCCATCGGCAAGAACCAGGGCATCGCGTTCCCGCTCGCCGAAGCCGTCACGCGCCTGGACGCGGCCGAGCTGATGGCACGCACCGCGGCCTGGCGGTACGACCAGGGGCTGCCGTGCGGCAAGGAGGCCAACATGGCGAAGTGGCTGTGCGCCGACGCCGGGTTCGAGGCCGCCGACCGGGCCATCCAGACCCACGGCGGCATGGGCTTCGCCCGCGAATACCACGTCGAACGCTACTTCCGTGAGGCACGCCTGCTGCGGTTGGCGCCGATCAGCCAGGAAATGGTGCTCAACTACGTCGCCCAGCACGTGCTGGGGTTGCCGAGGTCGTACTGA
- a CDS encoding CaiB/BaiF CoA transferase family protein, with the protein MTRALDGLRVLDLSRVLAGPLCTQMLADHGAEVTKVESPAGDETRGWGPPFLETGVSAYYRNVNRAKRNLVLDLGSARGREVLGTLLSGADVVVENFKAGTLARWGFGDDELRRRFPSLVHCRITGFGTDGPLGGLPGYDAVLQAYGGLMSVNGEPDGPPLRVGVPVVDMVTGILAFSGILLALRERDASGLGQLVDLTLLDTVISLLHPHSGAWLADGTPGRRTGSAHPSIAPYENFETVDGPFFIGAGNDRQFAALAEVLGMPELASDPRFTSNADRVRNAAVLRAVLGPRIAARRREELAECLLARGVPASPVHDVADALTAPQVRHREMVIDREDGYRGVGIPIKLARTPGQVGAAPRPPGADTRAVLAVAGYSDDEIDSLLADGTAVSSGGDPSGGSA; encoded by the coding sequence ATGACGCGGGCGCTCGACGGCCTGCGGGTGCTCGACCTGTCGCGGGTGCTGGCCGGTCCACTGTGTACTCAGATGCTCGCCGACCACGGGGCCGAAGTGACCAAAGTGGAGTCACCGGCCGGTGACGAGACCCGTGGCTGGGGCCCGCCGTTCCTGGAGACGGGCGTCAGCGCGTACTACCGCAACGTCAACCGGGCGAAGCGGAACCTGGTGCTGGACCTGGGCTCGGCTCGTGGCCGGGAGGTGCTCGGCACGCTGCTGTCCGGCGCGGACGTGGTGGTGGAGAACTTCAAGGCGGGCACGCTGGCCCGCTGGGGCTTCGGCGACGACGAGCTGCGGCGCCGGTTCCCCTCGCTGGTGCACTGCCGGATCACCGGGTTCGGCACCGACGGCCCCCTCGGCGGACTGCCCGGGTACGACGCCGTTTTGCAGGCCTACGGCGGCCTGATGAGCGTGAACGGTGAACCGGACGGCCCGCCGCTGCGCGTGGGCGTGCCGGTGGTCGACATGGTCACCGGCATCCTGGCGTTCTCCGGAATCCTGCTGGCCCTGCGGGAACGCGACGCCTCCGGCCTCGGGCAGCTGGTCGACCTGACGCTGCTGGACACGGTGATCAGCCTGCTCCACCCGCACAGCGGCGCGTGGCTGGCCGACGGCACACCCGGGCGGCGCACCGGTTCGGCGCATCCGTCGATCGCGCCGTACGAGAACTTCGAGACCGTTGATGGGCCGTTCTTCATCGGCGCGGGCAACGATCGCCAGTTCGCCGCGCTCGCCGAAGTGCTCGGAATGCCGGAACTGGCGAGTGATCCACGGTTCACCAGCAACGCGGACCGGGTGCGGAACGCGGCGGTGCTGCGTGCGGTGCTGGGGCCTCGCATTGCCGCGCGGCGACGCGAAGAACTGGCCGAATGCCTGCTGGCACGCGGAGTTCCGGCGTCGCCGGTGCACGACGTGGCCGACGCGCTGACCGCCCCGCAGGTCCGGCACCGCGAGATGGTGATCGACCGCGAGGACGGTTACCGCGGCGTCGGCATTCCCATCAAGCTGGCACGCACGCCCGGCCAGGTGGGCGCCGCACCCCGGCCGCCGGGCGCGGACACCCGGGCGGTGCTGGCGGTCGCGGGCTACTCCGACGACGAGATCGACTCCCTGCTCGCGGACGGCACCGCCGTCAGTTCCGGAGGCGATCCCAGCGGGGGATCAGCATGA
- a CDS encoding FAD-dependent monooxygenase — MSSWCGKRASASKRLPRRLSEGVPIMNTANRTVLVSGASIAGPAVAFWLQRYGFEVTVVEKSAGLRAGGYPIDVRGTALEVARRMGILPQLREAHVESRRLTFLDADGGQVASVHPQAVVGGVEGQDVEVRRGDLAEILYGVTRNEVEYVFDDSIEAIAEHNNGVEVTFRSGKQRGFDLVVGADGLHSRTREIVFGPEQQYHHYLGYCFAGFTMPNKFGLSQEGVIWNCPGRAAALYAVKGSDDVQGLLVLARPEPPYGVLRDPQAQIELVATAFAADGWEIPAMVAALRDADDLFFDTVSQIHLPRWFSGRAALVGDAAYAPSFLTGQGSSLALAGAYMLAGALATHRDHTAAFTAYESETRGFVELNQAQVGAGDAALFPVTAEALERRNSRLHGLTTLPPETGRPAHTALTLPEPIAVRRRTR; from the coding sequence TTGTCCTCCTGGTGCGGAAAACGCGCCAGCGCCAGCAAACGCCTGCCACGGCGTCTCTCTGAAGGAGTTCCCATAATGAACACAGCAAACCGCACGGTCCTGGTTTCCGGGGCGAGCATCGCCGGTCCCGCCGTCGCGTTCTGGTTGCAGCGGTACGGATTCGAGGTCACGGTGGTGGAAAAGTCCGCCGGGCTGCGTGCCGGTGGTTATCCGATCGACGTGCGCGGCACCGCGCTGGAGGTCGCGCGGCGAATGGGCATCCTGCCGCAACTCCGGGAAGCACACGTCGAATCCCGCCGTCTGACCTTTTTGGACGCCGACGGCGGACAGGTGGCCTCGGTGCACCCGCAGGCGGTGGTCGGCGGAGTCGAAGGACAAGACGTCGAAGTGCGCCGCGGAGACCTCGCGGAAATCCTGTACGGCGTCACCCGCAACGAGGTCGAATACGTCTTCGACGATTCGATCGAGGCGATCGCCGAACACAACAATGGCGTAGAAGTCACCTTCCGCAGCGGCAAGCAACGCGGTTTCGACCTCGTAGTGGGCGCCGATGGACTGCATTCACGAACCCGGGAAATAGTGTTTGGCCCCGAACAGCAATACCACCACTACCTGGGCTATTGCTTCGCCGGATTCACCATGCCCAACAAGTTCGGCCTCTCCCAGGAGGGCGTGATCTGGAACTGCCCCGGCCGGGCGGCGGCGCTCTACGCGGTCAAGGGCAGCGACGACGTCCAGGGGCTCCTCGTCCTCGCGCGTCCAGAACCGCCCTACGGCGTGCTCCGCGACCCCCAGGCGCAAATCGAACTCGTCGCCACCGCCTTCGCCGCCGACGGCTGGGAAATCCCCGCCATGGTCGCCGCCCTGCGCGACGCGGATGACCTGTTCTTCGACACCGTCAGCCAAATCCACCTGCCGCGCTGGTTCAGCGGCCGGGCCGCCCTGGTCGGCGACGCCGCCTACGCCCCGTCGTTCCTGACCGGGCAGGGCTCCAGCCTCGCCCTCGCCGGCGCCTACATGCTCGCCGGGGCACTGGCCACCCACCGCGACCACACCGCCGCTTTCACCGCCTACGAAAGCGAAACCCGCGGCTTCGTCGAACTGAACCAGGCACAGGTCGGCGCGGGTGACGCGGCGCTGTTCCCCGTCACCGCCGAAGCGCTCGAGCGGCGCAACAGCAGGCTGCACGGCCTCACCACCCTGCCCCCGGAAACCGGGCGACCGGCTCACACCGCGCTCACCCTGCCCGAGCCGATCGCCGTGCGACGCCGCACGCGATGA
- a CDS encoding MFS transporter → MAESRAPHTSWNGRLIGLVAVLVLVNFMVDTAITAPLLVLPEMLDHFGTDQAAWLNASAMLAGVMWAPLLGRSADVHGKRKVLVLTLLISCAGALVCAVAPNIWIFVPGRLLQGAAVAAMFLSVAIVREMCAPRIAMVVVGIVTSGSAVLNIASRFLTEKLAADFGFQILFLVSAVVAVTMAICVRRIVPESPITTPGRVDAGGALLLGGGLAGVLSYVSLGSEFGWLAVGPLLLLAGGGAAFTRWLLVSSRKPGSLIDLRDLGAPLVLTLLVLVLSTGSYQSMLQLIPLVGDVSADQGLGYGLAGQGTVALLLAMPGLGVMIGGPAAGALANRIGPASTLAGGIALGTVGTLGMFLGVSQFPAALFFAFLLGFTVGALGTSGFNMAGSLASPERQGIVSSLVMVVVAIGSVVLNFVGAAVLKSTTVLAGGEPVNSGAGVFAYITIASAAFAIAAVLVVLLVRKTRQRQQTPATASL, encoded by the coding sequence ATGGCCGAAAGCAGGGCTCCGCACACCAGCTGGAACGGACGGCTCATCGGCCTGGTGGCCGTCCTGGTGCTGGTCAACTTCATGGTCGACACGGCCATCACCGCCCCGCTGCTCGTCCTGCCGGAGATGCTCGACCACTTCGGCACCGACCAGGCCGCGTGGCTCAACGCCAGCGCGATGCTGGCCGGCGTGATGTGGGCGCCGCTGCTCGGCCGCAGCGCCGACGTCCACGGCAAGCGCAAGGTCCTCGTGCTGACCCTGCTCATCAGCTGCGCGGGCGCACTCGTCTGCGCGGTGGCCCCGAACATCTGGATCTTCGTGCCCGGACGACTGCTGCAGGGCGCGGCCGTGGCCGCGATGTTCCTCAGCGTCGCCATCGTGCGCGAGATGTGCGCGCCGCGGATCGCGATGGTCGTGGTGGGCATCGTGACCTCCGGCTCCGCGGTCCTCAACATCGCTTCCCGCTTCCTCACCGAGAAACTGGCCGCGGACTTCGGCTTCCAGATCCTGTTCCTCGTCTCGGCCGTCGTCGCCGTCACGATGGCGATCTGCGTGCGCCGGATCGTGCCCGAATCCCCGATCACCACCCCCGGCCGCGTCGACGCCGGTGGCGCGCTGCTGCTCGGCGGCGGCCTGGCCGGGGTGCTCAGCTACGTCAGCCTCGGCTCGGAGTTCGGCTGGCTGGCCGTCGGCCCGCTGCTCCTGCTCGCCGGCGGGGGCGCCGCGTTCACCAGGTGGCTGCTGGTCTCGAGCCGGAAACCCGGTTCCCTGATCGACCTCCGGGACCTCGGCGCGCCACTGGTGCTCACGCTGCTCGTCCTGGTGCTCAGCACCGGTTCGTACCAGAGCATGCTCCAGCTCATCCCCCTGGTCGGCGACGTCTCGGCGGACCAGGGCCTCGGCTACGGACTGGCCGGGCAGGGCACGGTGGCGCTGCTGCTCGCGATGCCGGGACTGGGCGTCATGATCGGCGGCCCGGCCGCCGGGGCACTGGCCAACCGCATCGGACCGGCGTCGACGCTGGCCGGCGGAATCGCGCTCGGCACGGTGGGCACCCTCGGCATGTTCCTCGGCGTCTCCCAGTTCCCCGCCGCGCTGTTCTTCGCTTTCCTGCTGGGGTTCACCGTCGGCGCGCTCGGCACCTCGGGTTTCAACATGGCGGGCAGCCTGGCCTCGCCCGAACGACAGGGCATCGTGTCCAGCCTGGTCATGGTGGTGGTCGCGATCGGCTCGGTGGTGCTGAACTTCGTCGGCGCGGCGGTACTCAAGTCGACCACCGTGCTCGCCGGCGGTGAACCGGTGAACTCGGGCGCGGGGGTGTTCGCCTACATCACGATCGCGTCCGCCGCCTTCGCGATCGCCGCGGTCCTGGTTGTCCTCCTGGTGCGGAAAACGCGCCAGCGCCAGCAAACGCCTGCCACGGCGTCTCTCTGA
- a CDS encoding TetR/AcrR family transcriptional regulator — protein MATPRATAQTPGRRLQAEAKRAAILDAAEALFVSDGYELTSVDAISARAGVSKRTVYDHFGDKQTLFRSVLGRANDAVVATVREAIDEELVDGRDIREALLGFAKRVTTEMFPTSTYATFRRLSSQAPVAPRLPEAARDQPERMMEERFAKYAADGTLQVPNPRRAMQHFIALTMRLALDVMDENPSAAEILTLIGDGVDVFLRAYR, from the coding sequence ATGGCGACCCCGAGAGCGACCGCGCAGACCCCCGGCAGGCGGCTGCAGGCCGAGGCCAAGCGAGCGGCCATCCTGGACGCGGCCGAAGCGCTGTTTGTCTCGGACGGCTACGAACTCACCAGCGTCGACGCGATCTCGGCGCGGGCAGGGGTGTCGAAGCGGACCGTCTACGACCACTTCGGCGACAAGCAGACCCTGTTCCGGAGCGTGCTTGGGCGCGCGAACGACGCCGTGGTCGCGACCGTGCGGGAGGCGATCGACGAGGAACTGGTGGACGGGCGGGACATCCGCGAGGCGTTGCTCGGTTTCGCGAAGCGGGTGACCACGGAAATGTTCCCGACGTCGACCTACGCCACGTTCCGGCGCCTGAGTTCGCAGGCCCCGGTGGCGCCGCGACTCCCGGAGGCGGCGCGGGACCAGCCGGAACGGATGATGGAGGAACGCTTCGCGAAGTACGCGGCCGACGGCACGCTGCAGGTCCCGAATCCGCGGCGCGCCATGCAGCACTTCATCGCGCTGACCATGCGCCTGGCACTGGACGTAATGGACGAAAACCCGTCGGCGGCGGAGATCCTGACCCTCATCGGCGACGGGGTGGACGTGTTCCTGCGCGCCTACCGCTGA